In one Burkholderiales bacterium GJ-E10 genomic region, the following are encoded:
- a CDS encoding putative Dihydroneopterin aldolase encodes MATLLSDPRLAQCRCIFLRDWVVEANIGVYSNERGVMQRLLLNVDLYVRLSESTPARDAIEEVVDYDLIRDVVRNRLAQGHVNLQETLVDDVASELLRHPAAVAVRVASEKTEIYENVAGIGVEILRFRDSP; translated from the coding sequence ATGGCTACGTTATTGAGCGATCCGCGCCTGGCGCAGTGCCGGTGCATTTTTTTGCGTGACTGGGTGGTCGAGGCCAACATCGGCGTCTACTCGAACGAGCGCGGCGTGATGCAGCGCCTGCTGCTCAATGTCGATCTGTACGTGCGCCTGTCCGAGTCGACGCCGGCGCGCGACGCGATCGAGGAGGTCGTCGATTACGACCTCATTCGCGACGTGGTGCGCAATCGGCTGGCTCAGGGGCACGTCAACCTCCAGGAGACGCTGGTCGACGATGTGGCGTCCGAACTGCTGCGGCACCCTGCGGCCGTCGCCGTGCGGGTGGCGAGCGAAAAGACCGAGATCTACGAAAACGTGGCGGGAATCGGCGTCGAGATCCTGCGCTTCCGGGATTCGCCGTGA